One Luteibacter sp. 9135 DNA segment encodes these proteins:
- a CDS encoding TlpA family protein disulfide reductase yields MTRGPTFWIVVLAIAGAALGGYVEHRLQDPPPPEGVTVAGPGDLPPDAVYVGLDGTAHRLSEWRGKRILVNFWASWCAPCRREMPLLDAAHDRTGARASGVVILGVAEDTATDVRRYLAQQPVAYPILLIDGQAPGGSLSLGNTRRVLPYSVLIGEDGRILKRRVGALSQTDIDAWLAP; encoded by the coding sequence ATGACCCGCGGGCCGACGTTCTGGATCGTGGTGCTGGCCATTGCCGGCGCGGCGCTGGGCGGGTATGTCGAGCACCGTCTCCAGGACCCGCCACCGCCCGAGGGCGTGACGGTGGCCGGGCCGGGGGACCTGCCGCCCGATGCCGTCTACGTCGGCCTGGACGGCACGGCGCATCGCCTGTCCGAATGGCGCGGCAAACGCATCCTGGTCAATTTCTGGGCGTCGTGGTGCGCGCCCTGCCGTCGCGAGATGCCCTTGCTGGACGCTGCCCACGACCGCACGGGCGCGCGCGCCTCGGGCGTCGTCATCCTTGGCGTGGCCGAGGACACCGCAACGGATGTACGCCGCTACCTTGCGCAGCAGCCCGTTGCCTATCCGATCCTGCTGATCGACGGCCAGGCACCCGGCGGGTCGCTGTCGCTGGGCAATACCCGCAGGGTGCTGCCTTACAGCGTGCTCATCGGCGAAGACGGCCGCATCCTGAAACGCCGGGTGGGCGCGCTCAGTCAAACCGATATCGACGCGTGGCTCGCACCCTGA
- a CDS encoding DUF1415 domain-containing protein, whose amino-acid sequence MDPMPTTDETIEATRQWLERAVIGLNLCPFAKAVHKKSQVRFVVSDAEQPLPLHDELVRELKFLRDTDPEMVDTTLLIHPRVLGDFMDFNDFLEIADDTVAELSLDGQIQVASFHPDFQFEGTAPDDITNYTNRSPFPTLHLLREASIDRAVAAFPDAASIFEANMATLDALGHDGWRALFPKP is encoded by the coding sequence ATGGACCCCATGCCCACCACCGACGAGACGATCGAGGCCACCCGCCAGTGGCTCGAACGCGCCGTCATCGGCCTGAACCTGTGCCCCTTCGCCAAGGCAGTGCACAAGAAGAGCCAGGTCCGCTTCGTGGTCAGCGACGCCGAGCAACCGCTGCCATTGCACGACGAACTGGTCCGCGAACTGAAGTTCCTGCGCGACACCGATCCGGAAATGGTCGACACCACGCTGCTGATCCATCCCCGCGTGCTGGGCGACTTCATGGACTTCAACGATTTCCTGGAGATCGCCGACGACACCGTGGCGGAGTTGTCGCTGGACGGCCAGATCCAGGTCGCCAGCTTCCATCCGGACTTCCAGTTCGAAGGCACGGCCCCCGACGACATCACCAACTACACCAACCGCTCGCCGTTCCCGACCCTGCACCTGCTGCGCGAGGCCAGCATCGACCGCGCGGTGGCCGCGTTCCCGGACGCGGCAAGCATCTTCGAAGCCAACATGGCAACCCTGGACGCACTCGGCCACGACGGCTGGCGCGCACTCTTTCCCAAGCCCTGA
- the aroQ gene encoding type II 3-dehydroquinate dehydratase: protein MARILVLHGPNLNLLGVREPAVYGRETLADINNSLQARVQGTGHDISWFQSNAEHELIARVHQARDEGMAWILINPAAFTHTSVALRDALSGVAIPFIEIHLSNPHAREPFRHHSYLSDIAAGVICGFGGDSYRLALEAALLRLAVPAA, encoded by the coding sequence GTGGCCAGGATCCTCGTCCTTCACGGACCCAACCTCAACCTCCTCGGCGTACGCGAGCCCGCGGTGTACGGGCGCGAAACGCTTGCCGACATCAACAACTCGCTGCAGGCGCGCGTGCAGGGCACCGGCCACGACATCAGCTGGTTCCAGTCAAACGCCGAGCACGAGCTGATCGCTCGGGTCCACCAGGCCCGCGACGAAGGCATGGCCTGGATTCTGATCAATCCCGCCGCGTTCACCCATACGTCGGTGGCGCTGCGCGACGCCTTGTCCGGCGTGGCCATCCCGTTCATCGAGATCCACCTGTCCAATCCGCATGCGCGTGAGCCGTTCCGCCACCATTCCTACCTGTCCGACATCGCCGCCGGCGTGATCTGCGGCTTCGGCGGCGACAGCTACCGCCTGGCGCTGGAAGCGGCGTTGCTGCGCCTGGCCGTGCCCGCCGCCTGA
- the accB gene encoding acetyl-CoA carboxylase biotin carboxyl carrier protein, which produces MDLRKIKKLIDLLEESNLAELEIKEGEEVVRLSRVPKGTAVAQPMYAAPPPPAPVAAAPVAAAAAPAPAAEPGLPAGHVVKAPMVGTFYAASTPGSPAFASVGQQVKAGETLGIIEAMKMFNQIEADVAGTVVAVLVENGQPVEFDEPMFVIA; this is translated from the coding sequence ATGGACCTGCGTAAGATCAAGAAGCTCATCGACCTGCTCGAGGAATCGAACCTCGCCGAGCTGGAAATCAAGGAAGGCGAAGAAGTGGTTCGCCTGTCGCGCGTGCCCAAGGGCACCGCCGTCGCCCAGCCGATGTACGCGGCACCGCCCCCGCCGGCGCCTGTCGCCGCCGCACCGGTAGCCGCCGCTGCCGCGCCCGCTCCGGCCGCCGAACCCGGCCTGCCGGCCGGCCATGTCGTCAAGGCGCCGATGGTCGGCACGTTCTACGCGGCCTCCACCCCCGGCTCACCGGCGTTCGCCAGCGTGGGCCAGCAGGTCAAGGCCGGCGAGACGCTGGGCATCATCGAAGCCATGAAGATGTTCAACCAGATCGAAGCCGACGTGGCCGGTACGGTCGTCGCGGTCCTGGTCGAGAACGGCCAGCCGGTCGAATTCGACGAACCGATGTTCGTCATCGCCTGA
- the accC gene encoding acetyl-CoA carboxylase biotin carboxylase subunit, giving the protein MLEKVVIANRGEIALRVLRACHALGIKTVAVHSTVDRNLKHVGLADESVCIGPGPSAESYLNIPRIIAAAEITDAAAIHPGYGFLSENANFAEQVEQSGFIFIGPTADVIRLMGDKVEAIRAMKAAGVPCVPGSGGPLGDDVDENARIALEIGYPVIIKASGGGGGRGMRVVRTEAHLANSIVMTKQEAKAAFSNDQVYMEKFLENPRHVEIQVLADGQGNAVHLGERDCSMQRRHQKVVEEAPAPGITPELRAEIGKVCVDACLRIGYRGAGTFEFLFEGGRFYFIEMNTRIQVEHPVTELVTGIDLVREQLLIAGGEKLSIRQEDIVLTGHAIECRVNAEDPDTFMPSPGTVKRFEAPGGPGVRVDTHLYDGYRIPPNYDSMIGKIIVHGPDRATAIARMRMALNETVIEGVKCNIPLQQRIMADVGFQLGGQNIHYLEKRMAEQKETPPSA; this is encoded by the coding sequence ATGCTCGAGAAGGTCGTCATCGCCAATCGCGGCGAAATCGCGCTGCGCGTGCTGCGCGCATGCCACGCACTGGGCATCAAGACGGTCGCGGTGCATTCCACCGTGGACCGCAACCTGAAACACGTCGGCTTGGCCGATGAATCGGTGTGCATCGGCCCAGGCCCCTCCGCCGAAAGCTACCTGAACATTCCGCGGATCATCGCCGCCGCCGAGATCACCGACGCCGCCGCGATCCACCCGGGCTACGGCTTCCTGTCCGAGAACGCGAACTTCGCCGAGCAGGTCGAGCAGTCGGGCTTCATCTTCATCGGCCCCACCGCCGACGTCATCCGCCTGATGGGCGACAAGGTCGAGGCGATCCGCGCCATGAAGGCCGCCGGCGTGCCGTGCGTGCCCGGCTCCGGTGGCCCGCTGGGCGATGACGTGGACGAGAACGCGCGTATCGCGCTGGAGATCGGCTACCCGGTCATCATCAAGGCGTCCGGCGGTGGCGGCGGTCGCGGCATGCGCGTCGTGCGCACCGAGGCCCACCTCGCCAACTCCATCGTCATGACCAAGCAGGAAGCCAAGGCGGCTTTCAGCAACGATCAGGTCTACATGGAGAAGTTCCTGGAAAATCCGCGCCACGTGGAGATCCAGGTGCTGGCCGACGGCCAGGGCAATGCCGTCCACCTTGGCGAACGCGACTGCTCGATGCAGCGCCGCCACCAGAAGGTGGTGGAAGAAGCCCCGGCACCGGGTATCACGCCGGAACTGCGCGCGGAAATCGGCAAGGTCTGCGTCGATGCCTGCCTGCGTATCGGCTATCGCGGCGCGGGCACGTTCGAGTTCCTGTTCGAAGGTGGCCGTTTCTACTTCATCGAGATGAACACCCGCATCCAGGTGGAGCATCCGGTGACGGAGCTGGTCACCGGCATCGACCTCGTGCGCGAGCAGCTGCTGATCGCCGGCGGTGAGAAGCTGTCCATCCGCCAGGAAGACATCGTGCTCACCGGCCATGCCATCGAGTGCCGCGTCAACGCCGAAGACCCCGACACCTTCATGCCCAGCCCCGGCACGGTGAAGCGTTTCGAGGCGCCGGGCGGCCCGGGCGTGCGCGTGGATACCCACCTGTACGATGGCTACCGCATCCCGCCCAACTACGACTCGATGATCGGCAAGATCATCGTGCACGGCCCCGACCGTGCCACCGCCATCGCGCGCATGCGCATGGCGCTGAACGAGACGGTGATCGAAGGCGTGAAGTGCAACATCCCGCTACAGCAGCGCATCATGGCCGACGTCGGCTTCCAGCTCGGTGGACAGAACATCCACTACCTGGAAAAACGCATGGCCGAACAGAAGGAAACGCCGCCCTCGGCGTGA